CTTCCCCTCGGGGTTGAGATGGCTAAACAGGGGTTTCACGTTACGGGCATCGACATTGACAGGCAAAAAGTCGATTCCGTCAACGCGGGAATCTCGCATGTCTTAGATGTGCCGAATGAGACACTTCTCTCTTTGGTGGCACAGGGGAATATCAAGGCTACTCAGTCTCTGGCGTCTGTGGAGAACTTCGATACAGTGAGTGTGTGCGTCCCGACGCCGCTCAGAAAGACCAAAGAGCCGGACTTATCGTACGTCATTGCGGCGGCCGAGGCGATCCGCAACCATCTGCAGCAAGGTCAGCTTGTCGTCTTTGAGAGCACAACTTACCCGGGAACAACGAGGGAAGTGGTGCTCCCAATTTTGGAGAAAACCGGTTTGCGTGTAGGGAGCGATTTCTTTCTCGCTTTTTCTCCGGAGCGCGTGGATCCAGGAAATGCGAAGTATACAACGCGCAATATTCCGAAAGTCATTGGGGGTATGACTCCAGCTTGCATCGAGCTTGCCGCGATGTTCTATAGCCAATTTATCGAAAACATCGTTCGGGTGTCCTCACCCGAATGCGCGGAGATGGTAAAGCTGCTTGAGAACACCTTTCGCAGCGTCAATATCGCGCTCGCCAACGAGATGGCCCTTCTGTGTCATAAGTTAAAGGTCGATGTTTGGGAAGTGATTGATGCAGCCAAGACGAAGCCCTTCGGTTTTATGCCCTTCTATCCGGGTCCCGGACTTGGAGGCCATTGTATTCCCATTGACCCTTACTATCTGACATGGAAAGCGCGTCTCAACGGATGCGAACCGCGACTTATCGAATTGGCCGCGCAAATCAATGATCAGATGCCAACCTTCACGATCGCTCGGATAGCCGAGGTTCTGAATGACCGGCAAAAGAGCTTGAAGGGTTCGAAAATCCTTGGTCTGGGAGTGGCCTACAAACGCGATACGAGCGACGTCCGCGAATCACCGGCCATCGAAGTTCTGCACGGGCTGCGTGAAAAGGGAGCCCAGGTTCAATACTCAGACCCGTACGTTTCTTCGCTCGAGCTTCACGGAGGGAACCTACAATCTGTGGGCCTCAAGCCGGCGACGCTACGATCTATGGATTGCGTGGTTTTGTTGACCGATCATTCGATTTTTGATTATGAAATGATCGCGGCTCATAGTCCCGTGGTGGTGGATACCAGGAACGCTCTTAAGAATTTTCCCGGCTCTAGAGTCATCTCGCTCTAGCCGTTTAGTCGATTTATAAACAGTGCCAGCCCTTCGGCCCAACAGCATATCAACAGGAATGTAAACAGGGGAGCGGATTCCCCGCAAGCGTCTTGCGTACGGCTGTTGTTGTGCCCCAAAAAATTTCCTCTCAGATCCTTGGTATAAAAACGTACTCCATTGTATTAGAAAGAAAAATTTGGCGTAAAAAAGCCCGATTGAGAGCTCCTAGCCTAGCTTTAGGGCATTTTTACCCGTTTGGGCTTGACAGGGAGGTGGTGACTAGCGTATAGACAACAGTTCTGCGGACCTTAGCCGATAAGAGATTTGTGACTGTGCAGTCCCGGCATCACAACGTTTCGCTGGCTTCGAAGAACGATTCTCTGGCGAGAAACGCTCTCGATTTGATTCCATGCGCCGTCGTGATTTGGAACAAGGACCGCTCTGTTTCGGTTCTCAACCAGGCG
The sequence above is a segment of the Candidatus Binatia bacterium genome. Coding sequences within it:
- a CDS encoding nucleotide sugar dehydrogenase, which encodes MKAQQDYQYPPVLQEYRIGRELAKKIHDRTARVGVIGLGYVGLPLGVEMAKQGFHVTGIDIDRQKVDSVNAGISHVLDVPNETLLSLVAQGNIKATQSLASVENFDTVSVCVPTPLRKTKEPDLSYVIAAAEAIRNHLQQGQLVVFESTTYPGTTREVVLPILEKTGLRVGSDFFLAFSPERVDPGNAKYTTRNIPKVIGGMTPACIELAAMFYSQFIENIVRVSSPECAEMVKLLENTFRSVNIALANEMALLCHKLKVDVWEVIDAAKTKPFGFMPFYPGPGLGGHCIPIDPYYLTWKARLNGCEPRLIELAAQINDQMPTFTIARIAEVLNDRQKSLKGSKILGLGVAYKRDTSDVRESPAIEVLHGLREKGAQVQYSDPYVSSLELHGGNLQSVGLKPATLRSMDCVVLLTDHSIFDYEMIAAHSPVVVDTRNALKNFPGSRVISL